ttctcaaatttttttttacgcACAATAAAATCTACAAAATAAAATGGCTATATCCAACAAAATTcgtttcttttcaaaaaaaaaaaaaaaaaaaaaaaacataaaattcaaatccaCCACTTGAAAAAGGTGAAAAGTCTCTTTTGACCACCCAACAAAATTCAAATCGACCATTAAGCAAGACACTTTTCTCTAATAACGACATGGTTATAGGCACAAAAAAGTTGACGAAACTATACAAAAATCGTTCAAGCACATTTTTACAACTTAATATCCTTCCAAACTAGAACATTACTCAATTCAAAACATACCGAACATCTTTTGAAGTAACATAAGATGtataaataattcaaaaataGAACACCTTAAACCAATGGAGCAACACACATTTTTCTTTCTAGTGTCAAAGTCTACGCCACTAACgcacaacaattttttttcccacTAATCTTAGAAAACTTATATATgtaacaaataattatttatatatattatatataaataaatggaATTCATTTCCATAACACAATCAATCCAAAGAAGagattttcgttttttttttaaatgttaaaccAAAACGAAGAGGGGGAAAATCACAATATATAGttcaattattcaattttacagaaaaagaaaaatatcttgaAGTCACCCACATTTTCAAATTGTCaatactaataaaataaaaaccacCTCATAGATGCATTGAGGAAAAAAATACTACATAAAATAGTGGAGATTACAAGATTAATAttcttaatttcatttttatctgtagaaaaaaaaattacacgaACTAGATGCATAACATAAGCTAAATTATATACACAAAAGGCCCGaaggattaaaaaaatagatgcaTTAAATTTCACAAACATTGATACAAATGCACAAAGAAAAGTAGGAAATTATACATACAAACAAGATGCACTAATTTATCTTAAGATTGTTATGAAGGTACACATGAAACTAAAACCAAACATATACATTAAAGATCTGAGTCCAACGAATTCACGTTGTTTCCTTAAGACAAATTTACTTAGAGAGTAATTACATCCCAAGAGAACATATCACCTTTCTTATGGATGTAGCACCCCGTCCACAAGATCAACGAACTAAACTTTGTGGATATACTAAACTTGtacaaatttataaaagagaggaaaattttatgagagaaaaaatGCTTATGGAAAAGTTAAGaaaacaaattgaagaaatgacATATTTATATACTAATTCATGGCCATTCGAATAGTCGGGTACTTTCTTCAATTTGGTTATTTATGAAAGAAGGCAACCATTTATCAAATAATACAACTTATGGAATTGAAAAGATGTAACCCTACATGAAGAGTTACATACCATTTATTCCAACAGTATCGCATCGAACTGTCAAACTTTGTATTCTACTTTGGTTTTAATTTTCTACTTTTATCTATGATGTTTTTAGAAATGTGGTAACATCGTGTGTAACAAATTATGTCGTgtattaaataacttttatttcaaGATTAATTAGGTGCACGAGGTTGAGAGTGAATAAAAGAGAGAAATGAGCAAAAGGAGAGATCTAGAGAGTGATGATAACAAGACAAGGAGACAACGAGAGAGTGGGAATGAGAGACTAATTTAGGTGCACGAGGttctatttaaataatttaatgtaaatatgacataaataataataataataataataataataattttaaaataaaaaaaataaaccctCAATTTTGAAAAGTAGCATATTTCATTTTCCCCCTTAAGAAATAGGGCGCAATATTACCTATGTGGCAAAGTGAAACTGTGAGGAAAGATGGGACTGTGGCTGAACCCTCTCCCTCGCGGCCAGCTAGCAACTAGCGCTTGCTTCTTCGTCGCCGGAGTCTCCTTCTTCGCCGCCGGAGCTTACCTCTCTTTCCTCAACATCGCCCCTCAGCAAGCTCGAACCAAAGCTCGTGATGATTTTGTCAAGGAGCGTTTGAGGAAGCGTCACCACGATTAACGTCGATCGGCTTCTTCCGGTGAGCATTCAATCTCATCACatcttattattttcaatttcgtTCTCAGGACTCCATCATATTTGTGGATGATTGCAGAAATTAACTTAGGTCAGCTTTAATATTAGGTCGTTCCTAATTCTTTGGCAATTTGACTCGTTTGTaaaaggattggaatgtcttaATTTTGAGTTGTTTACTTTCTTCTCTACGAATCGGGCGATTTTTCGAATCCCTCTTACCGTGCCATTTTTTAACTCCTCATTGTCGAACACAGCGGATTCAATCACTTTCTTTGTCCGTGTAGTTCATCTCTGTTTCTCTGTTTCTCGACTTGGCCTTTGGAAACCAATTACTGTATATGATTGACGAGCAGTTTGAAAGACTTCACTTCTGTAGGAATCCAATTTTATACACCTAAGATCTTCTGATTCCCCCACTTCAAGAACGGAAGCATGAAATTATGGAGTGGCTTTGATCCCCTGGATCTCAATTTCTATCACCGGGGAAGGGCTTCTTAGATATTATTAAGGTGATAAAATTTACCTTTCTTCCCTTTCATTATATATCCTTGTGCTAGTTCCACATACATTTCTTCCACTTCGCCATTCATGGATGCAAGCACGACCTTCAAATTGTAATACATTTTGTCGCAATTAAACTACTAAGACAAGAACAGTTCTTATATAGTCTCTATGCGAGTCTCATGGTCTGCGTTTCTGTTTGTTTGTAAGAAATCGAGTGTTCATTGGAGGAAAAAAGGAAGGAATTACCAAAAAACAAGCCCAACAAAAAAGAGCCCAAAACTAATTACATAAAAGAATTCCAATCCAACAAAATCATTCGAAGATCATAGTTACAAAAAGCCCTTGTAATCGAGCTACACTCGAGCCCTTCCCAATGGTGCATCTAATGAACAAAGAAAAGGAAGGAAGCCAGGGGCGAAGATCTTCTGGTGGTTTTTATCAGGCCATTTGGTACGGCCTTGAGCAATCCACTCAAAAGGGGTGTGGACCATATCTACTCATAATATCTTGGTGCCACAGAGCATCAGACTCCATGAAAATCCACCACGACCAGCTAGCCAGAGGCTGATTTTGAAGCTCCcatgtttcttttctttctatGTTGGCAATTTCTTCCtcaaaaattgaacaaaaacaAAGATTCAGCTACCATCATTGGATTAATTAAAGGAATCATTTGTAGTTTAGATATTACGAAAAAGTAGACTAGTAGAGGATGAACTATCAAGAGCATGGGCTGTTACCATGGATTTGATATGTCATTGTCTTAAAAGAAAGAATTTGTTTGGGATAATTGTTTTGCTATACTGTTATTTGACCTAGGTAGAGAACAACTTGATAGAAAGGTAGGTAAAGTTCATTAGTGATTAAGTGAGTCTTCGGTTTGTACAGATTAAACTGAATATAAGTATATTTACGAAGTAGGTTGTAACACTAGACACAGACGTGAAACTTTAAATGGGATGAAATTTGCTTCTAGTTGAGATTTTAAGTACAACTTGAGATTTTGTCCTTTTTCTTTCGGTTTTGATATTATAGTCTTCAAGCCTTATTTGTTTAGtgagtttttgttttcttttgccTAATGAGTAATCACTAGCAAAATATTTAGTTTGAGAAGATTATTTGACAGCCGATGTTTATACTCATtctattaaatttgttttgtttggttTATAGAAAGTCTTATGGTAGGTATTTATggttttattcattattatagGTTAACAAAGAATTCCCAAATTTGAAGAACAAAAGTATGAACTTCGAAGATGGAATGAATGGGACAAAAGTATAGAGGTTGGTACTGAGGTTTCAGAGTGCCGAGACGCCAATTAAGTCGTCGCGTGGACATTGTGAAATTTCTACTCGCCTAGGCTCGAGAACATATCTTTAGATGTGATATTCAGAATGTATTTAGTTGATTCTAAGGCCTCTTGGAAAGAGGAGATGCCAAAAAACCGTTGCTTGGAATTGATCATATGCTTCAATTTActcttcatttcttttcttcttttgtttttgggGTAAGGCCGAAAGGCCCTTTTTGTAAATTACCAAGGAGTTAGTTAATTGTTTGTTGTTAGCTAATTGTTAGTTGTTGTAATAGTTAGTCAGACATCTTATAACTAATTTCTTCTATAAATAAGACCCTTCTCTCCCATTTTGAGAGAGAATCATTTCAttcaaaaattagttttttggtGTTACACCAAATTTTGAGATCAGAGCTCTCTCCAAGATTTAGGACCAATAGTCGGAAGAAGATCCAATCTGCCAATCGGAGGAGACATTCACGAGCAAGAACAAGAGGTGGAAGAAACCCCACTCTCTCTCCAAGAACTACAACACGACACTTGTTGTCCGTTGAGAATTTGCCCGAGGGAATTCATGGAACATTAACGAGCCTTCAAGAAAGTATGGAAATCCTTACTCAAAGGGTTGAGATGTTGGCTGTGGCACTTCAAAATCGAAAGAATTTTCAGCCATTCATTCGAGAATGGAGAGGAAGAGGAAGGAGGGGCGGTGGACAACTAAGACATAGTCAAAATTAGTAAGAAATTCACCAAGAAAGAGCTCCAAGAATTCTTAGACAGCTCCAAGAAAATCCAACAAAACTGATTGTCCAAGAAATTTTTCAAGAAGAGTAAGAATGGGACTTATCTGGTGAGTATGATCGAGAAGAAGAATTTTTTGTGCCAAGAAGAGGGAGAGGCGAGAGATATGAGATGAGAGGTTATTCAAATGACTTCAAATTGAAGATTGACTTACCAATGTATAATGGGAAACGTGATATTGAGACATTTCTTGATTGGATCAAGAACACAGAGAATTTCTTCACCTACATGAATACACTCGAACACAAGAAAGTGCATTTAGTGGCCTTAAAGTTGAAAGCTACAACTTGCAATCAACCAGAGAAGAAATGGCAAGCGGATGATTCACTCGTGGGAAAAGATGAAAAGATTGATGAAAGAACGGTTTCTTCCAACTATGAACAAACGTTGTACAACCAATATCAAAATTGTTGGCAAGGAGCATGATCGGTGGTTGATTATATTGAAGAGTTCCATCGGTTAGGAGCAAGAACAAACTTGATGGAGAATTAGCAACATTTGATTGCGAGATTTGTTGGAGGCATACGCATGGACATCAAAGAAAAGGTAAAATTAGAACTTTTTCACTTATTATTCGAGGCTATTTCTTTTGCTAAAATCGTGGAAGAAATGAATGAAATTCGCTCCAAGAATGCATCAAGAAGAGCAGCATGGGAAGCCTCCACAAGTAGGAGGACAAATGCCCCACATAAGATCCTTAACCAGCCGAGCCCCCCATCTTCAaccaaaggaaaaaagaaagaagactATGATGGATCATAAGAGAAAAAGATAAAACTTACCTACAAAAAAGAAGAATCAAAATCCTTGCAATCGGCCCTCTTTAGGCAGGTGTTTTCATTGTGGCCAAGTTGGCCATCTTTCAAGTGCGTGCCCTCAACAAAAAATAGTGGTCTAtatggatgaagaaggtgaaatGTCGACTAACAACAGTGAAGAACATGAAGAGGAGATTGAATTAAATGAGTCAGATAAAGGAGAAAGATTATCTCGTGTTCTCCAAGGAGAATCTTAACCCTCAACTGCATTGTCTCTTTAAGACAAGATGCACGATCAGTGGGAAGGTGTGTAATGTGATTATAGATAGTGGAAGTAGTGATAACTTCGTGTCCAAGAAGCTTGTCACATCTTTGAACCTCAAGGTGGACCCTCACCTGAATGCTTACAAGATTGGTTGGGTGAAAAAAGGTGGAGAGGTTCAAGTAAATGAGATTTGCATTGTTCCCCTCTTGATTGGAGTGGTTACAAAGATCAATTTTATGTGTGACGTGTTGGAGATGAATGCATACCATATCCTTTTAGGGAGACCATGACAATTTGACACTCGAGCCTTGCTCAAGGGAAGCGAAAATACATATGAATTTCATTGGATGGATAAGAAGATTGTATTACTCCCTTGAATAAGAAGTAAACTAACTTTGCTTAAATTGGGGGATGAGAATTCTAGTTTCTTCCATCAATTTTTGGCTGCAAAAAAAGGAAGAACCTTATTACAGAGTTGATTTCCAGCAATTGTTCTCCAATCTTCTCTTTTCGGGAAAAAGAACAAGAAATTTTTGGGTTTCTTCAAAACTTATATCAAAAGTGCCCTGATTATCGATCTGTCCCCTTAAATCTTCAATGGACTTAGGTTTCTTCAGCCCAAAATCAAATTCTCATCTCTCATTTCTCTttagatgaaattaaaagagTCGTTGGCTTCATTAGGAAAAATAAAGCTCCTGGTCCAGATGGGTTCACTTGGAGTTTTTCTTAAAGAATTGggatatttttaaaagtgattttcaaaaattatttaaagaatTCTTCAAAAATAGCATTTTAAATGCCTGTCTTAAAGAGAACTTCATCTACTTGATACAAAAAAGGAGACAATGGTTTTGTGAAAGATTTTAGGCCTATTAGCCTAACTAACGCAGTTTACAAGATTGTGGCAAAAGTCTTAGCATAAAGGTTGAAAAGCGTGATGCCAAGTATCATTTCTCCCATGGAAGACAGATTATAGACCCAGTGCTTATTGCAAATGAAGTGGTGGAAGAatatagaattaaaaagaaGGGATGGATATTAAAACTTGATCTTGAGAAAGCTTTTGATCGAGTAGATTGGAGTTTATAGAAAAAGTGTTGAATTAAAAAGGCTTCACTGCCAAATGGATTCAATGGATCATGGGGTGtgtaaaaaatcaaaagttttcaATCTTTATTAATGGAAGGCCACGTGGAAGAATTTTTGTTTCTAGAGGTATTAGACAAGGAGATCCtctctcctttcttttttcttttggttaGCAAACTGTTGAGTATCTTTGTTGATGTTATACATGAAAAAAGGGGATTATGAAGGCTTTTTAGTTGGCAAGGAAAAAGTTCACGTTTCAATCCTCCAATATGCCGATGATACATTACTATTATGCAAAGACGATGTTAAAAgtttgaaggaattaattaatGACATTGATTTATTTCAATAATGTTCGGGACAAAAGGTTAATTGGAAAAAATATGCTTTATGTGTTGTTAATATTGATGAAAAAAGGGTGTTGGTTGCTGCTTCTAGTTTGAATTGCAAAACAGAAACCTTACCTTTTCTTTATCTTGGTCTCCCTCTTGGAGGATATCCAAAGAATGTTTCTTTTTCGCAgccaataattgataaaattcaGAAAAAGTTGGACAGGTGGAGGCATTTTAATTTGTCAAAGGGGGGTAAACTCACTTTGATCAAGGCAGTTCTCTCAAGTATTCCAATTTATTACTTGTCTTCTTTTGCAATGCCTTCAAAAGTGATCTCAGAGCTAGAGAAGATTATGAGAAAGTTATTTTGGGAAGGTTCAGATGGATACCAGATTAATCACCCTATCATAGGGGTTAGTTTCCCACAACAACAAAAACATGGAGGCCTTGGTTTTGGTGATCTAAAAAACCAAAATGTGGCTCTGTTGGCAAAATGGGGTTGGAGGTTTATACATGAGAAAGAAGCTCTTTGATGTAAGGTAGTAAAAAGTACTCATGGTATTGATTCATTTGAATGGTACACGATTGGAAAAGAAGGGAGAAGTTTAGAAGTCCTTGGATTACTATTTCCCGAGTTTGGCAAAAAGTTGCATCATTTGCATCCTTTAAACTTGGTAATGgcattaaaatttatttttggcaTCATAACTGGTTGTGTTCTTCTCCACTGAGTTTTTTGTTTCCAAAATTATATAGAATTACCTTGTCTCTTTAAAGTTCAGTTTTTCAACATTGGGATTCAACTACTTTATCATGGTTAATTACTTTCAGAAGATTACTAAAAGATGATGAAATTTAGGATTTTCAAAATCTTTTACTATTATTAGAAGGCAAAAGGATAGTAGATGGGCAAGATTGTAGATATGTTCTTTAGATGCTTCGTGTGCTTTTTCGGTGAAATCATTATTCAAGCATTTGAACTCATCTTTATCAATAGACAGACTGTTGTACAAAAACTTATGGAAATCAAGTTGTCCAAGGagaataaatattataatttgggTAATGATTTTTTGTTCTCTCAATTGCTCACAAACTCTTCAAAGGAAGCCAAATCATTATCTTTTGCCCTCAATCTACCCTTTGTGTGTGCAGAATTCTGAAGACAACTAGCATATCTTCTTTGAATGCCATTATTCTTTGGAATGATGGAGGAAGTTGTTTGCATCATTCAATCTTCACTGGGATTTCAGCAATGTTTTCAAGGAGAATGTGGCTCTGCTTATCATCGGTCCTTCTTTAAAAGCTCACTCACTTCAGTAATGGACTAATGCAATTAAAGTAGTTTTGACAGAAATTTGGTTTGAGAAAAATCAACGTATTTTTCAAGAAAAGTTTCTTCAATGGTTTGACCGTCATGAGATTGCGAGTTAAAGCTTCTTATTGGTGTTCACTTTCCAAGAATTTTTCGGATTATTCTATTCAAGATGTTTGTTTTAATTGAAATGCTTTCATTCATTCCATGTAATAGTATTTTTAGGCATATGGTTTTCTAttgtatttgaaatgttcattttgggaTATGATGAGGATGCTATGGGTGTATCAACTAGTTGAGATAGCCAGGTGCATTTGTTGATCcctagtttttcttatttttagtaGGTTCTTGTCATTGAAGCATCAGTTTCTTTTCAATTCATCAATGAAAAGTGGTGTTtccttttcaaagaaaaaaaaaagaataagaagaatGAAAAGGGGGTTAAGTCAAAGAAAAAAGATAGCAACCACTTGTTTATTATAATCAGTGACAAAACCTTAATAAAGGAAAGAGAAGTTGATATTTTAGGGCTTATTGTTGCTAAAAAGTCCAATGGCATGCTAGATGGTGAAATTCCTCCCAAAATACAACCATTATTTGTTGAAGAAGGAACCCAAGGGGTTGCCCTCACTACGAAATATTCAACACCACATTGATCTAAATTCGATAACAACATTACCACACTTGCCTCACTATAGGTTGAGTTCTAAGGAGTATGAAATCCTTCATCAACATATTGAGGATTTGCTCAAAAAATGACATATTCAACCAAGTCTGAGCTCATGTGTGGTGCTAGCCCTTCTTACTCCTAAAAAAAATGGTAGTTGGAGGATGTGCGTGGATAGTAGAGCCATTAATCGAATCACTGTGAAATACCATTTTTCAATCCCTCGAATAAGTGATCTACTTGATCAACTTGGAGGAGCATTGATCTTTTCTAAGGTAGACTTGAAGAGTGAATACCACCAAATACGTATAAGGTCGGGAGATGAGTGGAAAACGACCTTCAAAACTAATGAAGGGTTGTTTGAATGGCTAGTTATGCTATTTGGATTATTGAATGCTCCAAGCACCTTCAtgggacttatgaatcaagtaCTTCGTCCTTTCCTTAACAAATTTATCGTAGTGTATTTTGACGATATTTTGGTGTATAGCAGGAACTTTGAAGAGCATTTACAACACCTTCAAAGCTTATTTCAAGCCTTGATAGCAGAAAAGTTATATGTCAATCACAAAAAGTGTTTTTCTTGTGAAGGATATTGCATTCCTTGGCTTCCTAATTGGCCAAAATCAAATAAGTTGACCTAAAAATGATTGAAGCAATCACTCATTTGCCAACTCCATCAACAGTGAAAGACATCTAAGCTTCCCTCGGTTTGGCATCATTTTATAGGAAGTTTATTAAAAATTTCAGCTCATTGACAACACTAATAACTGATTgtttgaaaagaaagaaaaaaaaggtagtTTTATATGGGGTGAAAAGCAACAAACCAactttaattgtattaaaaaGAAGTTGAGCACCAGCCCTATTTCGAAGTTACCAGATTTTTCAACTCCATTTAAAGTTGCAATTGACACTTGTGGCATGGGGATTGGTGGTGTCTTGTCTCAACAAGGCTATCCAATAGAATATTTAGTGAGAAGCTCAACACCTCGAGGCAAACATGGAGTACTTATGAATAGGAGCTATATACTCTTGTCTGAGCATTAAAGCAGTGGGAGCATTACTTACTATCCAAGAAATTCCTTTTGTTGACTAATCACTTCTTATTAAAATACTTGCAAGTTCAAAAGAACATAAGCCGAATGCACGTAAGGGGGATTTCTTTCATCCAACGGTTTGATTTTGTTATCAAGCATAAAATCGACAAAGAAAACAAGGTAACTGATGCCTTGAGTTGAAAGAGTCTGTTGCTAACCATCCTATCTATCAAAGTGATTGCATTCAGCCACCTTCCAATTGCACTAATCACATAATTTAGAAGATTTTCATATTGTAGATGGCTTTCTATTCAAAGGTGAACAATTATGCATCCCACATATATCTTTTCAagagtctctaataaatgaacCTCACTCAGGAGGATTGGCGTGACATTTTAGTTAAGATAAGATTTTTGACTTAGTCTTCATGAGATTTTATTggccacaaattcaaagagacACTAATAATTTTGTTAGAAGATATGCCATATGCCAAAGAGTCAAAGGGACTTCCATAGATATCGGCTTATGCACACCTTTACCTATACCCACAACCATTTGGAAAGACTATCGGTTGATTTTGTACTTTGACTTCCTAAAACACAACGGGGTTATGATGTAGTTATGGTGATTGTTTATCACTTCAATAAGATGTCTCATTTTCTAGCTTGCAAGAAAACGAATGATGCGGTCTACGTTGCTAAACTCTTCTTTAGAGAAATTGTTAGACTTCATGGAGTGCCTAAATCTATTGTATCGAAAAGAGATGTCAAGTTCCTTGGCCATTTTTTGCGTGTTTTGTGGAAGAAGTTTTCTACACTGAAATTTAGTACTACATCTCATCTACAAATAAATGGCCAAATGGAGGTAACCAACGGAATATTGGAAAATCTTATATGTTGTTTGAGTGGCTCAATAAACAATGGGACTTAGCCCTTGCAGAAGTTGAGTTTGCCTTCAATAATATGAAGAACGGATCAACCAGAAGATGCCCGTTTGAAGTAGTATATATTCGAGTTCCAAGACTCACATTTGACCTTGCCAACTTACCATCCTTTGCAGATGTAAGTATTGAAGTTAAAAATATGGTGGAAAGAATACAAGAACTCCACAAGGAAATTCATGATCACTTAGAAAAAACAACCTTGTCATACAAAGACGCCAAGGATAAGTCA
The nucleotide sequence above comes from Benincasa hispida cultivar B227 chromosome 3, ASM972705v1, whole genome shotgun sequence. Encoded proteins:
- the LOC120072605 gene encoding uncharacterized protein LOC120072605; the protein is MGLWLNPLPRGQLATSACFFVAGVSFFAAGAYLSFLNIAPQQARTKARDDFVKERLRKRHHD